The Antedon mediterranea chromosome 7, ecAntMedi1.1, whole genome shotgun sequence genome has a segment encoding these proteins:
- the LOC140054209 gene encoding solute carrier organic anion transporter family member 2A1-like, which yields MTDKNDSSSGVYCGWIEQCPKRWPKCLNSIRSFVFCMCAVSFADAFFVGSISSSVTTLETRYNLSLSKVALIGTVYNLGALAVQLFVVYFGGKRSRNRPQWIGIGLLFITIGTIIIFLPQFIYGEYALYTHPNENRCRLNRSDYEDCSLDEQDQNDDNSKAYILLAVGAAIAGAAWTPVKPLGFSYIDDNTNSGNSAFYIGIINSMYGVGSILSFVASSFFIKLWIDFYRVDTDTIPLTSDDEDWAGAWWIGIIITGFIIFVSALPFFSFPKQLLERPPKTVNTKRKISTSCGLPRSTWRLLRNLPFMTVNIGFVTTVAIVFGITSFIPKYFETQFGLSTATANLLTGLVPVPAFGLGQLVGGYLIKKIRAGITESAKVLFITSLITLTGLLIMLGLGCSSGPIAGISSAYDQNSDSVTLTAECNANCSCHEVYDPVCGDDGVTYFSPCHAGCTDEAEQSLQSCSCIESGGVVDSSQCSKTCNALAPFVVLLFVIACTNSMEEVPQTMVTLRSVDEDDKAMAIGMREIFMRLFGMIPAPLIFGAAIDSSCIFWEKTCGEKGSCSIYNLDDFRLAFFGVTVALKTVSVICNLICWRTLVAARPNWQNDDEKKLEIKNDLNKKKRVTWDRNSLAQINYGFDDASSANGDVVKPSSKVVNNVSQSTNGINPEESKTVIPIFIDNVHIVTTLPKPDDVKVISKFKPTVPVIENEVDAVKVVSTAPPTNTSKLKWLMPVQGSTTSLHEIGSESDERPSTSADSIDQHGVDKKAPAKLKWTVPDDDKPIRTISRSVSEPALGGATDSVKPIPVPRLVNRTNINKHLTAISEHPDDGKVLHVERSSMGSDDIRKQGNVYDIREHDNTNGWAVREGFDTTPDDIIDLVNIPTQMTTPVYATVKRTNPAKSSLYRRSQSQPDRSTTEIDSYRMQPYTREDVYSTIDDIKSKSKPMSMRPYTSQQMLPDPEVFNEQKLPDPEVFSDNYFGKQQLGKRRPMTFTEINSNRRLSLPVTALPESTAVFNKRANGEILEQNGFKRRSSAHASPQRDECPAAIYI from the exons ATGACGGACAAGAACGATTCTTCTAGTGGAGTTTATTGTGGTTGGATAGAGCAGTGTCCAAAGCGATGGCCTAAGTGTCTAAACAGCATCAGGTCATTCGTTTTCTGTATGTGTGCCGTTAGTTTTGCTGACGCGTTCTTCGTTGGATCCATATCTAGTAGTGTTACCACGCTGGAAACGcgttacaatctttctttatcCAAG GTTGCATTGATAGGTACCGTATACAACTTAGGTGCTCTGGCTGTTCAGTTATTCGTAGTTTATTTTGGCGGTAAACGTTCAAGAAACCGACCACAGTGGATTGGTATCGGCCTCCTTTTTATAACTATTGGAACAATCATAATCTTTCTACCTCAATTCATTTACGGAGAGTATGCTTTATATACGCACCCGAACGAAAACCGCTGCCGTTTGAATAGGAGTGATTATGAAG ATTGTTCGTTAGATGAACAAGATCAAAATGATGATAATTCGAAAGCCTACATTTTGCTAGCTGTTGGCGCAGCTATAGCAGGAGCGGCATGGACGCCTGTTAAGCCCCTGGGCTTCTCCTACATTGACGATAACACAAATAGTGGCAACTCAGCATTCTATATTG GCATCATCAACAGTATGTACGGCGTAGGCTCAATCTTGTCCTTCGTAGCCTCGTCTTTTTTTATCAAGCTATGGATTGACTTCTACCGTGTTGACACCGATACCATTCCACTGACGTCAGACGATGAAGACTGGGCAGGAGCATGGTGGATTGGAATCATTATCACTGGTTTTATCATCTTTGTTTCTGCGTTGCCTTTTTTCAGTTTTCCAAAACAGCTGCTAGAGAGGCCACCAAAAACGGTTAATACAAAACGCAAGATCTCCACGAGTTGTG GTTTACCACGTTCTACTTGGCGGCTGTTAAGGAATTTACCATTTATGACAGTAAACATTGGCTTTGTAACAACAGTGGCAATTGTTTTTGGAATAACAAGTTTTATTCCGAAGTATTTTGAAACTCAATTTGGACTGTCGACAGCAACTGCTAACCTTCTTACTG gtTTAGTACCTGTGCCAGCATTCGGACTTGGCCAGCTTGTCGGTGGCTACTTGATAAAGAAGATAAGGGCTGGAATCACAGAATCTGCAAAAGTGTTATTCATTACAAGTTTAATCACGTTAACGGGTCTGTTAATTATGCTGGGACTAGGGTGCAGTAGCGGACCTATAGCTGGAATATCATCTGCGTACGATCAGAATAG TGATAGCGTCACGCTTACTGCTGAATGCAATGCAAATTGTAGTTGTCATGAAGTGTATGATCCAGTTTGTGGCGATGACGGTGTGACGTATTTCTCACCATGTCACGCTGGTTGTACCGACGAAGCAGAACAG TCATTGCAGTCGTGTTCTTGCATTGAATCAGGAGGTGTGGTGGATTCATCTCAGTGCAGCAAGACGTGTAATGCACTAGCACCATTTGTTGTGCTGTTATTTGTCATAGCCTGTACAAACAGTATGGAAGAGGTGCCGCAAACTATGGTAACTTTAAG ATCTGTAGATGAAGATGACAAGGCTATGGCAATTGGTATGCGAGAAATCTTTATGCGATTATTCG GTATGATTCCAGCGCCTCTTATATTCGGAGCTGCAATCGACTCTAGTTGTATTTTCTGGGAGAAAACGTGCGGTGAGAAAGGTTCGTGTTCAATTTACAACTTGGATGATTTTAGGCTAGCATTTTTCGGAGTCACTGTAGCTCTAAAAACAGTCAGTGTAATATGCAACTTAATATGTTGGCGAACGCTTGTAGCCGCACGGCCAAACTGGCAAAACGACGATGAGAAGAAATTAGAAATCAAGAATGATCTAAACAAAAAGAAACGAGTAACATGGGATAGGAATTCATTGGCCCAGATTAATTACGGTTTTGATGATGCTTCATCGGCAAATGGTGATGTGGTGAAGCCTTCATCTAAGGTTGTCAATAACGTTAGCCAGTCGACAAATGGAATAAACCCAGAAGAGTCTAAAACGGTTATTCCTATTTTCATTGATAATGTTCACATTGTGACAACATTACCTAAACCAGACGACGTCAAAGTGATTAGTAAATTTAAACCAACAGTACCTGTTATTGAAAATGAGGTAGACGCTGTAAAAGTAGTTAGTACTGCGCCTCCAACAAATACTAGTAAATTGAAGTGGTTAATGCCTGTGCAAGGTAGCACCACAAGCCTTCATGAAATCGGTAGTGAAAGTGATGAACGGCCATCAACGTCTGCAGATTCCATTGATCAACATGGCGTTGACAAAAAGGCGCCGGCTAAGCTAAAATGGACAGTGCCTGATGATGACAAACCTATACGCACGATAAGTCGTTCAGTGTCTGAGCCTGCTTTGGGCGGTGCTACCGACTCTGTTAAACCTATCCCTGTCCCAAGATTAGTTAACAGAACAAACATAAACAAGCACCTCACAGCTATATCTGAACACCCTGATGATGGAAAAGTTTTACATGTTGAACGGAGTAGTATGGGCAGTGATGACATCAGAAAGCAGGGCAATGTGTATGACATCAGAGAACACGACAATACCAATGGATGGGCCGTAAGAGAAGGATTTGACACAACACCAGATGACATAATCGATTTAGTTAATATACCTACTCAGATGACTACACCAGTTTATGCAACCGTAAAAAGAACAAATCCAGCTAAATCGTCACTTTACCGTAGATCACAATCTCAGCCTGATAGATCCACAACGGAAATTGATTCATATCGTATGCAGCCATACACCAGAGAAGACGTGTACTCGACAATCGATGACATCAAATCTAAAAGCAAACCAATGAGCATGCGCCCATACACAAGCCAGCAAATGCTTCCCGACCCGGAAGTTTTTAATGAGCAAAAGCTTCCCGACCCGGAAGTTTTTTCTGACAACTATTTTGGAAAACAACAATTAGGTAAGCGTAGACCAATGACATTCACAGAAATCAATTCTAACCGGCGTCTGTCGTTACCAGTAACCGCATTACCCGAGAGTACAGCAGTGTTTAACAAAAGAGCGAATGGAGAAATATTAGAACAAAATGGATTCAAGAGACGATCCAGTGCGCACGCGTCTCCCCAAAGAGACGAGTGTCCAGCAGCTATTTATATATAA